A part of Candidatus Deferrimicrobium borealis genomic DNA contains:
- a CDS encoding PQQ-dependent sugar dehydrogenase produces the protein MRPTATAFCIVAAFGVLLSAATGGSAERRLGDIKLPPGFRIAPYAEVPNARSMTLGERGTLFVGTRRGEVYAVLPGDTAEGTHRVVTIARELSSPNGVAFRGGALYVAEIHRILRYDGIESGLSSPPAPVVVNENFPKDEHHGWKFIRFGPDGMLYIPVGAPCNVCERADPRYAAILRMRPDGTGLEVFASGVRNTVGFDWNPGTAELWFTDNGRDMMGDDLPPDELNRAPRKGLHFGFPYIHGKNVSDPEFGDRGTPVGFTPPEWELPAHVASLGMRFYTGRMFPPGYRGQVFIAEHGSWNRSKPIGYRVSLVRLEGNRAASYEVFADGWLQGGTAWGRPVDVQEMPDGSLLVSDDKAGMIYRISYAGKSGALIEPAGDGR, from the coding sequence ATGCGCCCGACGGCAACAGCTTTCTGCATCGTCGCCGCGTTCGGGGTGCTGCTCTCCGCGGCGACCGGAGGCTCGGCGGAACGTCGCCTCGGCGACATCAAGCTTCCGCCGGGCTTCCGGATCGCACCGTACGCCGAGGTCCCCAATGCCAGGTCCATGACGCTCGGGGAACGGGGGACGCTCTTCGTCGGCACCCGCCGCGGGGAGGTGTACGCCGTCCTCCCCGGGGATACGGCGGAAGGGACGCACCGGGTCGTCACGATCGCCCGGGAGCTTTCGAGCCCCAACGGCGTGGCGTTTCGCGGGGGTGCGCTCTACGTCGCCGAGATCCACCGGATCCTGCGGTACGACGGGATCGAATCGGGCCTGTCCTCCCCTCCCGCCCCGGTCGTCGTCAATGAAAACTTCCCGAAGGACGAACACCACGGCTGGAAATTCATCCGCTTCGGTCCCGACGGGATGCTCTACATCCCGGTGGGGGCTCCGTGCAACGTCTGTGAACGGGCCGACCCGCGCTACGCCGCGATCCTGCGGATGCGGCCGGACGGAACAGGGCTGGAGGTCTTCGCGTCGGGGGTGCGGAACACCGTCGGGTTCGACTGGAACCCGGGTACCGCGGAACTCTGGTTTACCGACAACGGCCGCGACATGATGGGGGACGACCTCCCTCCGGACGAACTGAACCGGGCGCCGAGGAAAGGGCTCCATTTCGGTTTTCCCTACATTCACGGGAAAAACGTTTCCGATCCGGAATTCGGCGACAGGGGAACGCCGGTCGGATTCACGCCCCCGGAGTGGGAGTTGCCCGCCCACGTCGCTTCGCTCGGCATGCGGTTCTACACCGGGAGGATGTTCCCTCCCGGATATCGGGGGCAGGTATTCATCGCCGAGCACGGCTCGTGGAACCGCTCGAAGCCGATCGGGTACCGCGTCTCCCTCGTCCGCCTCGAAGGGAACCGGGCCGCGAGCTACGAAGTGTTTGCGGACGGCTGGCTGCAGGGGGGCACGGCATGGGGCCGCCCGGTCGACGTGCAGGAAATGCCCGACGGATCCCTTCTGGTATCCGACGACAAGGCCGGGATGATCTACCGGATCTCCTACGCGGGAAAAAGCGGCGCACTCATTGAACCGGCGGGGGATGGCCGCTGA
- a CDS encoding radical SAM protein, whose translation MKIKLIAPHEQREDTISSPFKLNRVNLPLLAALTPPGHEITMVEEAIAPDDIHQDVDLVGITVLTELAQRAYRIADAYRQKAVKVVMGGIHPTVLPDEALGHADAVVVGEAEGVWPRLVSDAASGQMQKTYRAGKLTDLRGLPKPRRDLLPATRYQGYTRIPIGVETSRGCPYDCEFCCIGTTLGQQYRVRPVQEVIAEIESIDSPHIFFVDDALGLNRNVAKKLFTEMIPLRRRWLAQGTVSLAQDLELLELMRRSGCLGLLIGFESVQKATQNEVMKITNLRIDFYEAMRRFHGEGFGILGSFVFGFDHENKDVFDQTLEFVMRCRMDVVQTRILTPYPGTRLYKRLSGEGRLFERDWWLRGYPPDTLLFRPMGMTADELTSGYARLNRETYSLGAMMKRFLGMSPWKRTLLGCQAYAGVNLATRKRYFRGLRNPQPFLQGLPSQ comes from the coding sequence ATGAAAATAAAACTTATCGCACCGCATGAACAACGTGAAGACACCATTTCCAGCCCGTTCAAGCTAAACAGGGTGAATCTTCCTCTGCTGGCGGCGCTTACCCCGCCTGGCCACGAGATAACAATGGTCGAGGAAGCGATTGCTCCCGATGACATCCATCAGGATGTGGATCTGGTGGGCATCACCGTCCTGACGGAACTTGCCCAAAGAGCCTATCGGATCGCGGACGCCTATCGCCAAAAGGCCGTGAAGGTGGTGATGGGAGGAATACACCCCACCGTATTGCCTGACGAAGCGCTAGGGCATGCAGACGCGGTAGTCGTGGGAGAAGCGGAGGGCGTCTGGCCACGACTTGTATCGGATGCCGCCTCGGGACAGATGCAAAAAACGTATCGTGCCGGTAAATTGACGGATCTCCGGGGTTTGCCGAAACCTCGGCGAGACCTTTTACCCGCAACCAGATATCAGGGATATACGCGTATCCCGATCGGCGTCGAGACTTCCCGAGGGTGTCCGTACGATTGCGAATTCTGTTGCATCGGGACGACCTTGGGGCAGCAATATCGCGTCAGGCCGGTTCAAGAGGTGATCGCCGAGATCGAGTCGATTGATTCTCCTCACATCTTCTTCGTCGATGACGCCCTTGGACTGAACCGGAACGTAGCGAAAAAGCTCTTTACGGAAATGATCCCTCTTCGACGGCGATGGCTGGCGCAGGGAACCGTGTCGTTGGCCCAGGACTTGGAGTTGCTCGAGTTGATGAGACGTTCGGGGTGCCTGGGGCTTTTGATCGGGTTCGAATCGGTGCAGAAAGCGACACAGAATGAGGTGATGAAAATAACGAACCTGAGGATCGATTTTTATGAGGCAATGCGTCGATTCCATGGCGAAGGTTTCGGAATCCTCGGCTCCTTTGTTTTTGGATTTGATCACGAAAACAAGGATGTGTTCGATCAGACCCTCGAGTTTGTAATGAGATGTCGTATGGATGTTGTACAGACGAGGATACTCACTCCTTATCCGGGAACACGCTTATACAAGCGTCTATCAGGCGAAGGCAGGTTGTTCGAGCGTGACTGGTGGCTCCGTGGATATCCTCCGGATACGCTCCTTTTCCGACCAATGGGCATGACTGCCGACGAGCTCACCAGTGGCTACGCCCGCTTGAACAGAGAAACCTATTCTCTGGGCGCAATGATGAAACGGTTCCTTGGCATGAGCCCATGGAAACGGACTCTGCTGGGTTGCCAGGCGTACGCCGGGGTCAATCTGGCTACCCGTAAACGGTATTTCAGAGGCCTGAGGAATCCACAACCATTTTTACAGGGGCTTCCATCGCAATAG
- a CDS encoding amidinotransferase encodes MRRKRFSEEQIFSILEESAAGPVGERSVTRSPVCSYNEWDPLEEVVVGRLEGAMIPSKHLTVSFNIPRRLMGIYKLVAGLPYPKFVVRPAQRELDEFIHILEAEGITVRRPALTDFSVTYKTPHWESNGFCAACPRDGLLVVGDEIIETPMAWRSRYFEVDAYRPLFKEYTARGSKWTTAPRPALVDALYNHDYRLPEAGGPIPFVVNEYEPVFDAADFVRCGRDLFGIRSNVTNESGIHWLRTHLGDRFRITLLETRCRQPMHIDSSLMPLAPGKLLVNPDYIDPSRLPPMFASWDILIAPEPNPVPWRIPSMCSRWLSINVLMLDEKRVIVERLQESLIKKLKDWGFEPIPCSFANYAPFGGSFHCATLDVRRRGELQSYF; translated from the coding sequence ATGCGCAGGAAACGGTTCAGCGAGGAACAGATCTTCTCGATCCTGGAAGAGTCAGCTGCCGGACCGGTCGGAGAACGATCGGTGACGCGCTCGCCGGTTTGTTCCTACAACGAATGGGACCCGCTCGAGGAGGTCGTTGTCGGGCGACTCGAGGGCGCGATGATCCCCTCCAAACACCTCACGGTCAGCTTCAACATCCCCCGGAGGCTGATGGGGATCTATAAGTTGGTCGCCGGGCTTCCTTATCCCAAGTTTGTCGTGCGCCCGGCACAGCGCGAGCTGGACGAGTTCATCCACATCCTCGAGGCGGAAGGCATCACCGTCCGCCGGCCGGCGTTGACGGACTTCTCCGTCACCTACAAGACGCCGCACTGGGAGTCGAATGGCTTCTGCGCGGCCTGCCCGAGAGACGGGCTTCTCGTCGTCGGCGATGAGATCATCGAGACGCCGATGGCCTGGCGGTCTCGTTACTTCGAGGTGGACGCCTACCGCCCGCTGTTCAAGGAGTATACGGCGAGAGGGTCAAAGTGGACCACCGCGCCGCGCCCGGCGCTGGTCGATGCGCTCTACAACCACGACTATCGCCTCCCCGAGGCGGGCGGGCCGATTCCCTTCGTCGTGAACGAGTATGAGCCCGTCTTCGACGCCGCCGACTTTGTCCGCTGCGGCCGGGACCTGTTCGGCATTCGGAGCAACGTGACGAACGAGTCCGGCATTCACTGGCTCCGGACGCACCTCGGCGACAGGTTCCGCATCACCCTGCTCGAGACCCGCTGTCGCCAGCCCATGCACATCGACTCGAGCCTTATGCCGCTCGCACCGGGGAAGTTGCTTGTCAACCCGGACTACATCGATCCGAGCCGGCTCCCGCCGATGTTCGCCTCGTGGGACATCCTCATCGCCCCCGAACCGAACCCCGTCCCGTGGCGCATCCCCTCGATGTGCAGCCGATGGCTCAGCATCAATGTGTTGATGCTCGACGAGAAGCGAGTCATCGTGGAGCGGTTGCAGGAGTCTCTCATCAAGAAGCTCAAGGACTGGGGCTTCGAGCCAATCCCCTGTTCGTTTGCCAACTATGCACCCTTCGGCGGCTCCTTCCACTGCGCGACCCTCGACGTGCGGAGGAGAGGCGAGCTGCAGTCGTACTTCTGA
- a CDS encoding phosphatase PAP2 family protein: protein MTPTRSTQETAWPGGLGPRLKAHWRFKLMAGAIIFIAFFVGYFLLLNVHVFPVREMPVTALDRLIAFQPGALLLYLSLYLYIPIAPWLLENKRDLDACCLALGGLGLVGLVIFLFWPTAIPRPDSAAYRPLIAIDKPGNACPSLHAAFAVFSAICIDRLARHLGDRGQARGLSWLWCLGILYATLATKQHVAVDLVAGTVLGAAWAGLYLRFFPLAGKLPA, encoded by the coding sequence ATGACCCCGACCCGGAGCACTCAAGAAACGGCCTGGCCTGGCGGACTTGGCCCAAGGCTGAAGGCCCATTGGCGCTTCAAACTGATGGCCGGGGCGATCATTTTCATCGCCTTCTTTGTCGGTTACTTCCTGCTGCTCAACGTCCACGTCTTCCCCGTGCGGGAAATGCCGGTCACCGCCTTGGACCGGCTGATCGCTTTCCAGCCTGGCGCTTTGCTGCTGTACCTCTCGCTCTACCTATATATTCCCATTGCGCCCTGGTTGTTGGAGAACAAGCGGGATCTGGATGCCTGCTGCCTGGCCTTGGGCGGACTCGGCCTGGTGGGACTCGTCATCTTTCTCTTTTGGCCAACCGCCATTCCCCGACCGGACAGCGCCGCCTACCGGCCCCTCATCGCCATCGACAAGCCGGGAAACGCCTGCCCCTCCCTCCATGCGGCGTTTGCCGTCTTCTCGGCCATTTGCATTGATCGCCTGGCCCGGCACCTCGGCGATCGCGGTCAGGCCCGCGGCCTGAGTTGGCTCTGGTGTCTCGGCATCCTGTATGCCACGTTGGCCACCAAGCAGCACGTCGCGGTTGACCTGGTTGCCGGTACCGTGCTGGGCGCGGCCTGGGCCGGGCTTTATCTGCGATTCTTCCCCTTGGCGGGAAAACTCCCGGCCTGA
- a CDS encoding ABC transporter permease → MNPRVVGANLVVSIKSFYRERTAMFFTIAFPIILILVFGTIFMDQENVSFHLYVQDLDHTESSAQLVKTLEVNGKFKISKVEPAIEASQYAKNNKLNLVLILPEGYERSLTQRMMRNDLNASVTITYVYDPSSTSVATKMEILNSVIAGINQGMSGKPPFIRSAETSILTKKYRFIEFFIPGIIAMAVMTASLFGTVNLNTELRQKGVIRKLSTTPITRTDWILANILYQFLLAVISTIAMLLVSYAVFHISLQINAWLPVFIVLDVFAFVGIGMILTRFVREAQSAAAAANAIMFPMMFLSGSFFPIEMMPGFLQTFARILPLYYVNEGLRASMVFVDNMAALRHSAIIGVFASVVFVMGIIATKWEEGK, encoded by the coding sequence ATGAACCCGCGCGTCGTCGGCGCAAATCTCGTCGTGAGCATCAAGAGCTTTTACCGCGAGAGGACCGCGATGTTCTTCACGATAGCGTTCCCGATCATCCTGATCCTCGTGTTCGGCACCATTTTCATGGACCAGGAAAACGTGAGTTTTCACCTGTACGTGCAGGACCTCGACCACACGGAGTCCTCGGCGCAGCTCGTCAAGACCCTCGAGGTCAACGGGAAGTTCAAGATTTCCAAGGTCGAACCCGCCATCGAAGCCTCGCAGTACGCCAAGAACAACAAGCTGAACCTTGTCCTCATTCTTCCCGAAGGCTACGAAAGGTCCCTCACGCAGAGGATGATGCGCAACGACCTCAACGCATCCGTTACCATAACGTACGTATACGACCCCAGCTCTACCTCGGTGGCCACGAAGATGGAAATCCTGAACTCGGTGATCGCCGGGATAAACCAGGGGATGTCCGGGAAGCCGCCGTTCATCCGGTCGGCCGAGACATCGATCCTCACGAAGAAGTACCGGTTCATCGAGTTCTTCATCCCCGGCATCATCGCGATGGCGGTGATGACAGCGAGCCTCTTCGGCACGGTGAACCTGAACACGGAGCTGCGGCAGAAGGGAGTCATCCGGAAGCTGTCCACCACGCCCATCACCCGTACCGACTGGATACTGGCGAACATCCTGTACCAGTTCCTCCTTGCGGTCATCTCCACGATTGCGATGCTGCTGGTGAGCTACGCCGTGTTTCACATTAGCCTGCAGATAAACGCCTGGCTTCCCGTGTTCATCGTGCTGGACGTCTTCGCGTTCGTCGGAATCGGGATGATCCTCACCCGCTTCGTGAGGGAGGCGCAGAGCGCCGCCGCCGCGGCAAACGCCATCATGTTTCCGATGATGTTCCTATCGGGAAGCTTCTTCCCCATCGAGATGATGCCGGGCTTCTTGCAGACGTTCGCCAGGATACTGCCTCTGTACTACGTGAACGAGGGGCTCCGTGCATCGATGGTATTTGTCGACAACATGGCCGCGCTGAGACACTCCGCGATCATCGGGGTTTTCGCGTCCGTGGTCTTCGTCATGGGCATAATCGCCACCAAATGGGAGGAGGGCAAATGA
- a CDS encoding carbohydrate-binding family V/XII: MHAIQRHRMPARIVSVALGAVLLLLLPALPARAEFAATNDWPEEILTEEGKVLVYQPQLESLEGDTLTGRAAISFTPIGGEPTFGAFWFEGKLRTDRDSRTYTLEKIKVPGVKFPELDPENAEKTARLLEKEIPKWNIHGSLDAILPALELAKKEQSAVEQLRTEPPKIVFRMRPSVLLLYDGKPRVRPVEGSDLKRAENTPFFVVQDAAGGWYLNLGEFWYGAPDPAGTWKAGATPPDSVRKLQEREAARAEGKAGGPKAEKKASPVKDAEKPVPPEIIVATEPTELLQTDGGPKYASLPGNELLFVENTASDLFLPIGTQKHFALLSGRWFATHSLAGGPWEYVAPDKLPPEFRKIPADSPKGHVLASVAGTDAANEAVLDTYIPQTSAIKREKNAKVGVIYDGEPKFEPIKGTPLSYAVNTGSSVLRHEDRFYLCDQAVWYVSASPKGPWAVATSIPKEIQAIPPEYPVYNVKYVYIYDSTPEVVYVGYTPGYNWAYPYYGTVVYGTGYYYPGWYGNYYYPYPVTYGFNAVYNPYTCGWGFGVGIGIPGFGFYWGAPGYWYGPGYGYGYGYGYGWWGPAGYRPPPYYYYGGYYPPGRYRPGYYPPGYRPGNRPLYETRPAQSPRGGARAATRDNIYARPGNIDRVSPGSRPSTRSAGTPGVAPSTRRAGTSPSARPATRGNNVYADPSGNVHRKTADGWEQRGQGGWNRAGGGSRPPSGATPSVGGRGAAPSTLDRDSQVRARGAERSQTFNSYRGAGGGWYGGGVSGGGYGGGSAPRGSVGGGWYGGDAGGGGYRGGWGGGGYGGGAAPRGGGGGYGGGAAPRGGGGGGGGGGRGR; the protein is encoded by the coding sequence ATGCATGCCATTCAGCGACACCGGATGCCGGCGCGGATCGTTTCCGTGGCCCTCGGGGCCGTCCTGCTCCTTCTCCTTCCCGCCCTTCCGGCGCGTGCGGAATTCGCCGCAACGAACGACTGGCCCGAGGAGATCCTGACGGAAGAAGGGAAGGTCCTCGTCTACCAGCCCCAGCTGGAATCCCTGGAGGGCGACACGCTGACGGGGAGGGCCGCGATCTCCTTCACCCCCATCGGAGGCGAGCCGACCTTCGGGGCCTTCTGGTTCGAGGGGAAGCTTCGGACCGACCGGGATTCGCGAACCTACACTCTTGAAAAGATCAAGGTGCCCGGCGTCAAGTTCCCCGAACTCGACCCGGAGAATGCGGAGAAGACCGCCCGGTTGCTCGAGAAAGAGATCCCGAAGTGGAACATCCACGGCTCCCTCGACGCGATCCTCCCGGCGCTGGAGCTTGCGAAGAAGGAGCAGTCCGCGGTCGAGCAGCTCCGGACGGAGCCGCCGAAGATCGTGTTCCGCATGCGGCCCTCCGTGCTGCTTCTGTACGACGGGAAGCCCCGCGTCCGCCCGGTCGAGGGGAGCGACCTGAAACGGGCGGAGAACACCCCGTTCTTCGTGGTGCAGGACGCCGCAGGGGGATGGTATCTGAACCTCGGTGAGTTCTGGTACGGCGCCCCGGATCCCGCCGGGACGTGGAAAGCGGGGGCAACTCCTCCAGACTCCGTCCGGAAACTGCAGGAGAGGGAGGCGGCCAGGGCCGAGGGGAAGGCGGGCGGGCCAAAGGCGGAGAAGAAGGCTTCACCCGTCAAGGATGCGGAGAAACCCGTTCCCCCGGAGATCATCGTGGCCACGGAGCCCACCGAGCTCCTCCAGACCGACGGCGGTCCGAAGTACGCTTCCCTCCCGGGGAACGAGCTGCTGTTCGTGGAGAACACCGCGAGCGACCTGTTCCTGCCGATCGGCACGCAGAAACATTTCGCCCTTCTCTCGGGCCGATGGTTCGCGACACACTCCCTTGCCGGGGGGCCATGGGAATACGTGGCTCCTGACAAGCTCCCTCCCGAGTTCCGGAAGATCCCGGCCGATTCCCCAAAGGGACACGTGCTGGCCAGCGTGGCGGGGACCGACGCGGCGAACGAGGCGGTCCTCGACACCTACATCCCCCAGACGTCGGCGATCAAACGGGAGAAGAACGCGAAGGTCGGCGTGATCTACGACGGCGAGCCGAAGTTCGAGCCGATCAAGGGGACTCCGCTTTCGTACGCCGTGAACACCGGCTCGTCGGTCCTCCGGCACGAGGACCGCTTCTACCTGTGCGATCAGGCGGTGTGGTATGTCTCCGCATCGCCGAAGGGCCCCTGGGCGGTGGCGACCTCGATCCCGAAGGAGATCCAGGCGATTCCGCCGGAATACCCGGTCTACAACGTGAAGTACGTGTACATCTACGATTCGACCCCGGAGGTCGTCTACGTCGGGTACACGCCGGGGTATAACTGGGCATACCCGTACTACGGGACCGTGGTGTACGGAACCGGGTATTACTACCCGGGGTGGTACGGGAACTACTACTACCCCTACCCGGTGACGTACGGTTTCAACGCCGTCTACAACCCGTACACCTGTGGCTGGGGATTCGGCGTCGGGATCGGCATACCGGGCTTCGGTTTCTACTGGGGCGCACCAGGCTATTGGTATGGACCAGGATATGGATACGGGTATGGCTATGGATATGGATGGTGGGGACCGGCGGGGTACCGGCCGCCCCCCTATTACTATTACGGGGGATATTACCCGCCGGGAAGATATCGCCCTGGGTATTACCCCCCGGGGTATCGGCCGGGGAACCGGCCTCTCTACGAGACCCGTCCGGCGCAATCCCCCCGCGGCGGGGCGCGGGCGGCGACACGGGACAATATCTACGCGCGCCCGGGGAACATCGACCGGGTCTCCCCCGGGTCCCGTCCTTCGACCCGGTCCGCGGGCACGCCCGGTGTCGCACCGTCGACCCGGCGGGCAGGCACTTCCCCGTCGGCCCGGCCCGCCACCCGGGGAAATAACGTCTACGCCGACCCGAGCGGCAATGTGCATCGGAAAACCGCCGACGGGTGGGAGCAGCGGGGACAGGGCGGCTGGAACCGGGCCGGGGGAGGATCCCGTCCGCCTTCGGGCGCGACGCCTTCCGTGGGGGGCCGCGGAGCCGCGCCTTCGACCCTGGACCGGGATTCCCAGGTCCGGGCCCGCGGGGCCGAGCGGTCGCAAACCTTCAACAGCTACCGGGGCGCTGGCGGCGGCTGGTACGGAGGGGGTGTCAGCGGCGGTGGGTACGGTGGGGGTTCGGCGCCACGCGGTAGTGTGGGCGGCGGCTGGTACGGAGGGGACGCCGGTGGCGGTGGGTACAGAGGTGGCTGGGGCGGAGGTGGGTACGGAGGAGGCGCGGCCCCACGCGGCGGCGGCGGTGGGTACGGAGGGGGGGCGGCCCCACGCGGCGGCGGCGGTGGTGGCGGGGGCGGCGGGCGCGGGCGGTAG
- a CDS encoding NAD(P)-dependent oxidoreductase has translation MRTRDAESVLVTGASGFIGQHLVRRLIERGDRVSCLVRATSPIDELRSSGARLIVGDVTDRACIERALAESRAGVVIHLAGLLKAVRTADFARVNAGGVESVTAACAGRAGRPLLIVVSSLAAAGPCAGNQPRVEGDSPAPVSAYGRSKLAGELAAARHAGEMEITIVRPPIVFGPGDRGVLEMFRPIAHSGLHVVPGSKERRVSLIHVADLVALLLLAAGKGERLRPDGAPGQGIYFVAADHDPTYDELGQAIARAVGKKRATVVHVPGPLVRLAGLCGDSLGRVRQRPGWVNSDKMAEALAGSWMCSSAKARTRLGWSPAATLAERLRETAKWYRQAGWL, from the coding sequence ATGAGAACCAGGGATGCGGAATCCGTGCTGGTCACTGGGGCCAGCGGCTTTATCGGACAGCACCTGGTGCGCCGGCTGATCGAGCGTGGCGACCGGGTGTCGTGCCTGGTGCGGGCCACGTCGCCCATCGACGAACTGCGATCATCAGGCGCCCGACTCATCGTGGGCGATGTGACCGATCGCGCCTGCATTGAACGTGCGCTGGCGGAGTCGCGGGCCGGCGTGGTGATCCATCTGGCGGGCCTGTTGAAGGCGGTGCGGACGGCCGATTTCGCACGCGTGAACGCGGGGGGCGTCGAATCCGTCACGGCTGCCTGCGCGGGCCGCGCCGGGCGGCCGCTGTTGATCGTGGTTTCCTCGCTGGCCGCCGCGGGGCCTTGCGCCGGCAACCAACCTCGCGTGGAAGGCGATTCGCCCGCACCTGTTTCCGCCTACGGTCGCAGCAAGCTGGCGGGCGAGCTGGCCGCGGCCAGGCATGCCGGAGAAATGGAGATCACCATCGTGCGTCCGCCGATCGTCTTCGGCCCGGGCGACCGGGGCGTGCTTGAGATGTTCCGGCCGATCGCCCACTCGGGGCTCCATGTCGTGCCAGGCTCGAAGGAACGACGCGTTTCGCTGATCCACGTGGCCGACCTGGTCGCACTCCTGCTCCTGGCCGCCGGGAAAGGCGAGCGTCTGCGCCCCGACGGAGCGCCGGGCCAGGGGATCTACTTCGTGGCGGCGGACCACGATCCGACGTATGACGAACTGGGACAGGCCATCGCCAGGGCAGTGGGAAAGAAGCGGGCCACGGTGGTGCACGTGCCGGGACCCCTCGTGCGACTGGCCGGGCTGTGCGGCGACTCGCTGGGGCGCGTGCGGCAACGTCCGGGTTGGGTGAACAGCGACAAGATGGCCGAAGCCCTGGCCGGGTCATGGATGTGCTCATCCGCAAAGGCCCGTACGCGGTTGGGTTGGTCCCCCGCGGCCACGCTGGCCGAACGCCTGCGCGAAACGGCCAAATGGTATCGCCAGGCCGGATGGCTCTGA
- a CDS encoding NAD(P)H-binding protein translates to MFSAFMQYNEVLVTGGTGPLGRYVCASLIGHGFLPRLFVRLGSEERIAPDLRERCRVTPGELTVRESVEMGAQGTSAIVHLAEMWKEQPRRGIPFEEAHVHATANLLHSASVWGIRRLIFVSVPGAHPGDRDPYFDARGRAEALARGSELSWTVFRPAPWYDLRDGTPRVSTNYLEELAGAIAESVRRQDTVGRVYEDASTDRFPWRELSQLSGHPPPVQ, encoded by the coding sequence ATGTTTAGCGCCTTCATGCAATACAACGAAGTCCTCGTCACCGGAGGAACCGGTCCCCTCGGCCGGTACGTCTGCGCGTCGCTGATCGGGCACGGCTTCCTGCCGCGCCTCTTCGTGCGCCTTGGGTCGGAGGAGAGGATCGCACCGGACCTCCGCGAGCGGTGCCGCGTGACCCCCGGGGAACTGACGGTCCGCGAGAGCGTGGAAATGGGAGCCCAGGGGACCTCGGCGATCGTGCACCTCGCCGAGATGTGGAAGGAGCAGCCTCGACGGGGGATCCCCTTCGAGGAAGCGCACGTGCACGCGACGGCCAACCTCCTCCACTCCGCTTCGGTCTGGGGAATTCGTCGGCTGATTTTCGTCAGCGTCCCGGGGGCGCACCCCGGGGACCGGGATCCGTACTTCGATGCCAGGGGGAGAGCGGAGGCGCTGGCGCGGGGGTCGGAACTTTCGTGGACCGTATTCCGCCCCGCTCCCTGGTACGACCTTCGCGACGGAACGCCGCGGGTCTCCACGAACTACCTGGAGGAGTTGGCGGGAGCGATCGCCGAATCGGTTCGCCGGCAGGATACGGTCGGACGCGTGTACGAGGATGCGTCCACGGACCGGTTCCCGTGGCGGGAACTCTCGCAACTCAGCGGCCATCCCCCGCCGGTTCAATGA
- a CDS encoding VOC family protein, whose protein sequence is MSVAVKPIPEGYHSITPFLTVRYADQAIDFYRRAFGAEELGRMHSPDGKLVMHAELKIGDSRFFLCDEIPEMECRSPLTLGGSPTGIYLYVRDVDETFRKALEAGATEKRPLEDMFWGDRTGSVVDPYGHTWDLATHREDVPPEEMKRRGEEFFKKMGGGIS, encoded by the coding sequence ATGTCCGTGGCCGTAAAGCCGATTCCGGAAGGGTACCATTCGATCACACCGTTCCTGACGGTGCGGTATGCCGATCAGGCCATCGATTTCTACCGCCGGGCCTTCGGCGCCGAGGAACTGGGCCGGATGCACAGCCCGGATGGAAAGCTCGTGATGCACGCGGAACTCAAGATCGGAGATTCCCGGTTCTTCCTTTGCGACGAGATCCCCGAGATGGAATGCCGATCGCCGTTGACGCTCGGCGGCTCGCCCACCGGGATCTACCTCTACGTCCGGGACGTTGACGAGACGTTCCGGAAGGCGTTGGAAGCGGGCGCTACCGAGAAACGGCCCCTGGAGGACATGTTCTGGGGCGACCGGACCGGAAGCGTGGTCGACCCGTACGGGCACACGTGGGACCTGGCCACGCACCGGGAGGATGTCCCGCCGGAGGAGATGAAACGGCGGGGCGAGGAGTTTTTCAAGAAGATGGGGGGCGGAATATCCTGA
- a CDS encoding YdbL family protein, with amino-acid sequence MERSAHRFSFSILAVLALIAGCVTVNVYFPAAQVEKTAEKIVEDVYQEKKEPPMPGPTEKPQSSNERGIFCSIARLARFGPAPAHAEDATTVSNAAIRGLKDQIAQRHQELIPYYQQGQVGINKDGFLEVRGTSGAALSQVAALKRLVDADNAARRQLYEEVAKALNLKPEQVPQIRQIFAKQWRDKAQTGWAVQADDGQWGRK; translated from the coding sequence ATGGAACGATCCGCGCATCGCTTTTCTTTTTCCATCCTGGCGGTTCTCGCGCTCATCGCAGGGTGCGTCACGGTAAACGTCTACTTCCCTGCCGCCCAGGTGGAGAAGACGGCCGAGAAGATCGTGGAGGATGTCTACCAGGAAAAGAAGGAACCCCCCATGCCGGGGCCGACGGAAAAGCCGCAGTCGTCGAACGAGCGGGGCATATTCTGCAGCATCGCCCGGCTTGCCCGCTTCGGGCCCGCCCCGGCCCACGCCGAGGATGCCACAACCGTGAGCAACGCGGCCATCCGTGGTCTGAAGGACCAGATCGCCCAGCGGCACCAGGAGTTGATCCCCTACTATCAGCAGGGCCAGGTGGGGATCAACAAGGACGGATTCCTTGAGGTCCGGGGGACCAGCGGCGCGGCTTTGTCACAGGTGGCGGCCCTGAAGAGGCTGGTCGACGCCGACAACGCCGCACGCCGCCAACTCTACGAAGAGGTCGCGAAAGCCCTCAACCTGAAACCGGAGCAGGTTCCCCAGATCCGGCAGATCTTCGCGAAGCAGTGGCGGGACAAGGCCCAGACCGGCTGGGCTGTCCAGGCCGACGATGGCCAGTGGGGGCGTAAATAA